The following coding sequences are from one Nicotiana tomentosiformis chromosome 3, ASM39032v3, whole genome shotgun sequence window:
- the LOC104088363 gene encoding uncharacterized protein, whose translation MVLQQQYREKGFKKYSELISLLIVAERNNDLLMRNYENQLTESTPLPEVDEVYSHYTKRGKCCGRSHGRNFPGVNHPPKKNNHQKWKGKDEKPKPKGSEAECYRCGVKGHWANICHTPRYLIELYQVSLKNKGPEANFVYDNKFDITHLDVADFFKHSNGKIDHLIGDGSVVKNN comes from the coding sequence atggtcCTGCAACAGCAGTACAgagagaaaggtttcaagaagtattctgagttgatttctcttctcATTGTGGCTGAACGAAACAACGACTTGCTCATGAGAAATTACGAAAATCAACTCACTGAGTCTACACCATTGCCTGAAGTGGATGAGGTGTATTCCCATTATACTAAGCGTGGAAAATGTTGTGGCCGTAGCCATGGAAGAAATTTTCCTGGCGTTAATCATCccccaaagaaaaataaccaccaaaagtgGAAAGGGAAAGATGAGAAGCCAAAACCAAAGGGTTCAGAAGCTGAATGCTATCGTTGCGGTGTAAAAGGGCATTGGGCAAATATTTGTCATACACCAAGATATTTGATTGAGCTTTATCAAGTATCTCTAAAGAATAAAGGCCCTGAAGCTAATTTTGTCTATGACAATAAATTTGACATCACCCACTTGGATGTGGCAGATTTCTTTAAGCACTCTAATGGAAAAATAGACCACTTGATCGGTGATGGATCCGTGGTTAAAAATAATTGA